The genomic interval CGAAGCCGCAGCCCTCCGTCACCGCTACTCCGTCACCCGGCCGATGACCAGCCAGGTCGCGAGCGTCACCGCGAGCAACACCGCGATCGGGACCCACAGCAGGCGCATCGCCTGGAGGATGCCCGCGTCACCGATCAGAAAGCCCATGGCGGCCGGGACGGCGGCGATCCCGGCGGCGGAGGTGACCGCGGCGATGGCGTTGACCGGGGCGCTGTGCTCGGGGACGGCCTCGGTCCCGTAGGCCAGCATCGTCGGGTACAGCCCCGACAGCACCAGCCCGATGAGGAAGAAGCCGGCAAGCAGCGCTAGCCCCTCGGCGAAGAAGAAGGTGTAGAGGAAGGCGGGGACGAGCAGGGCGGCCTGTACGAGTCCCAGACGGGCGTAGCCAAAGCGCTCCGAGAGCCGCCCCGACGCCAGCCGGCCGGGGATGTACGCGGCGAGCATGATACTCAGCGAGGCCGTCGCGAGCGGGCCCGAGAGCCGGCCGTCGGCGAACGTCGTCAGCCACGTGAACAGCCCGCCCTCGACGCCGGCCGAGAGAAACAGCGTCACCGCCGTCGCCAGCACCTCGGGCTGGCGACCGATCCGACGGAGTTCGGCCATGTCGAGGGTGTCGTCGCCGCCGTCGACCGTCGGCGTCGGGAGATACCACACCAGCCCGACCAGCGGGACGAACGCGAGCCCGAGCGTGAAGTAGGCCAGCCGCCAGTCGCCCAGCCAGACGGCCGCCGCGACCAGCGCCGGCCCGAGGGTCGCGCCGACCGCCCACATCATGTCGTAGTAGCTAAAGAGCCGCCCCCGCTGGGCCGGGTAGAGGTGGCTCAACAGCGGCCGGTCGGTCCCCCGGCCGACGCCGGTAAAGAGCCCGCGGCCAGCGAGCGCGGACAGGAACAACAGGAACGACGGGGCGACGCCCATGAAGAAGATCCCGACGCCGGTCCCGACGAAGCCGACCAGGAGCAGACGGCGCGTGTCGAAGTGGCTCGCGACCGCGCCGACGAGCATCACGACCAGCAGATACCCGAGCGTCCCGGCGGGCGCGACCAGCCCCAACTGCCAGTCGGGGGCGCCAAACGTGGTCCGCAGTTCGGGGATGACCGCCCCGCGCATCTGCAGGCCGGCCCCCTCCAGCGCGACGTACGCGAAGACGGCCAGCGTCCACCACCGCCTGGTGTCTCGTTCCGTCTCGGCCCCGTGGACGTTGGCCGTCTCGTTCATACTCCACCCTGTGTGGCCTAGTGGAAAAATATTTTGTATATAGTAGTACAATCCTCTCCCATGTCTGGCGACGCGCTCCGGGACCACCTCGCGACGTTCGGGCTCTCGGAGAAGGAGATCGAGGCCTATCTGGCCGTCCTGAAGGCCGGCACGGCGACGACGGGGGAGGTATCGCGGGCCGCCGATGTCTCGCAGGGGTACGTCTACGACATCGCCGCGGCGCTGGCCGACCGTGGGTTGGTGACGATCGACGAGACACAGAGTCCGACGGTGTTGCGCGCCCGACCGCCCGAGGACGCCATCGGCGCGCTGTCGACGCGGGTCGAGGAACTCGGCGAGACGATCGACGACCTCTACGAACAGCCCGCCGACGGGGGGCCGCCCGTCGAGGTCGTCCACTCGCGGGCGACCGTCCGCAAGCGCGCACGGAGCGCACTCGACGTGGCCGACCACGAGGCGCTGCTGGTCGTGCCGGCACCGGAGATCGAACACCTCCGCACGGCGCTGGCCGACGCCCAGGAGCGGGGCGTGTTCGTCTACCTGCTGGCGGTCGCGCCGCTGTCCGCCGACGCCCTCGACGAGGAGTGGGGACGGATCGCAGACGTGGCCCGGACCTGGGACGCGACGGCGCCGGTCCACGTCATCGCCGACGAGACGCGGGGGCTGATGGGTGCCCACGGCGTCCTCTCGGGCCGACACGGCGAGGAGTACGCGCTGGCGTTCACCCAGCGGGAGATCGGCAGCGGCTTCTTCGGGAACGTCGTCGCGAACTTCTGGCCGATGGGCGAGGACCGCCACGTCACGGAGCCGGACCCGTTGCCGGCGACCTACGACCACCTCCGGACCGCCGCGACCAACGCCGCGCTCCACCGGGCGGCCGGCCGGGACCTCCTTGCGGACGTGACCGTCACCGGCCTCGACAGCAGCGAGCGGACCTACGAGCGGGTCCCGGTCGTCGAGGTCCGCCAGGGGCTCGTCGGTGACCCGACCAACGACTTCCCGATGGAGAACAGCCTCGTGTTCGAGACCCCCGACGGCCGCGTCTCCGCCGGCAACACACAGGGCGGGATCAGACCGTTCTACGAGGGATACGGGGCGACGGCGGTGACGCTGTACTCGGGGTGAGTCGCGAGCGTCCGATCAGGCGACCTCGGGGCGGTACCACACTGGCCCCGCGGCGGAGGCGCTGACGACGTACTCCGCGAGGGGGAACTGGACGACGACGGGTCCCGAGTCGTCGCTGCCGACCAGTTGTGCGAGCGCACCGGGGTCGACGCTGTCGTACAGCGGGTCGATCTCCAGCGCGTCCCGGCCGATCGCCCCGGCCAGCGCCGTCACGATGGCGGTCCCGACATCCGGGCTCTCGGCCCAGTCGAACCGCCCGAGGAACCGCCAGTCGTTCCCGCCGGAGCGGTCGATCTCGGCCACGCCGGTCACCGTCCGGATCGCCTCGCCGAGCCTGGGGAGGTCCGTCTTCGCCGCCGTCCGGCGGAGGACGATGTCGGCGACGCCGTCGGACCGGCTGTTCGGTACGTCGGAGGTGAGCAGCACCGTCGCGACAGTCGCCCGGACCGTCCGTGCGGCCGTCAGCACGGAGAGCGCACGCTCGGCCCGGGGCGCTTCGCTCACGACACAGTCGATGTCGGTCGCGTCGAGGCTGGACAGGGCCGCCTCGGCGGAGCCCGCGACACTGGGGAGGATCTCCCGATCGGTGGCGAAAAAGTCCACGAACCGTTCCCGCTCGGCCGCACGCTCCGTCACCAACAGTGCTGCGACAGTGCTCCCCTGCATGTCATCGATAGGCAGAGCGGCGAGATAACCGTTGCTCCCCGACAGATCACGACCCGTCGACCGCGTCTGTCGCCTCGGCCAGCGTGAACGCCCCTTCGTAGAGGGCGCTGCCGACGACTACGGCGGCCGCACCGGCATCCCGGAGCGCGACCACGTCGTCGACGGTCGCGACGCCCCCGCTCGCGATCACCGGGATGTCGACGGCCTCCACCAGCCGTTCGACTGGGTCGGTCCGGACACCCGCGAGTTGGCCCTCCACGTCGACATCGGTAAAGAGGATTCCGGCGGCACCGCGGTCCGCGTACCGCTGTGCGGCCTCGGCGGGGTCCAGCCCGGTCCCCTCGGTCCACCCCGAGACGACGACCTCGCCGTCTTTCGCGTCCAGGCTCACCAGCACGCTGCCGGGGTGGCTCTCGCTGATCTCGGCGACGATCTCGGGGGTCTCGACGGCGGCGGTCCCGAGGATGACACGGTCGACGCCCCGATCGAGCAGGGAGACGGCGTCGTCGACGGTCCGGATCCCTCCGCCCAACTGGACGCCAACGTCGTCGTCGACGGCGTCCAGGACGGCGTCGATAGCCGCGGCGTTCTTGCGCTCGCCCTCGAAGGCACCGTCGAGGTCGACCAGGTGCAACGTTCCGGCGCCGGCGTCGATCCACCGCCGTGCGGCCTCGACCGGGTCGCCGTAGGTCTTCTCGGTGCCGCGCTCGCCGCCGACCAGTTGGACGACCTGCCCGTCCTGCATGTCCACGGCCGGAACGACCTCGAACTCGGGGAACATGGACGTGGCTGGGTCGGCATCGGTCGAAAGCGTGTCGGTAGCGATGTCTGAGCGCCAGCGAAGACATCGAGGCGGAACGGCGAACGTAGTGAGCCGTGGAGCGGTGGGAGTTGTGCCGAGCGCCAGCGAAAACATCGAGGCGGAACGGCGAACGTAGTGAGCCGTGGAACGGTGGAGGAGGTGAGCCGTGGAACTGGGAGCGTTCGAGCCCCGGACTTTTGCCGCTGTCCGCGAAACGGTAGGGTATGTCGCCCGGTGTTCCACTGCTCTCGCCGCTCGCTCGGCGTCTCGAAGCCGTCATGTTCGGCCGCTACGAGGCACAGTACCGGCTGTTCACACAGGCAGTGCTGGTCGTCGCCGTCGCACTGTCGCTGGCGTGGGGGCTGGTGACCGTCGGGCTCGTCGATGCTGGTCCCGCCTGGGAAGAGGTACTCGCGACGGCCGCGAGCGTCGCCGTCTCGGCGTTCGTCGTCGTCGGCCTCCTCCAGTTTCTCGCCCTGGCGAACGTCCTCCAGCGGACCAACGAGGATGTCGCGACACAGGCTGCGGAACTCGAACAGGCCGCCGAGCAGTTAGAACAGACCGTCGACGAACTGGAGACGACCGTCGATTCGGTCGAGGACGCCGCCGAGACGGTCGACGAGGCCGCCGTCGAGGTCGAGCAGACGGCCGACGAGGTCGAACGGACCGCGGCCGAGACCGGTTCCGACGACGCCGCAGAGACCGTGACCGAAGTCAAGGACAAGGCGACCGAGGCACAGACGAAGACGAGCGACGCCAAGGAGACCGCCGCGTCCGTCACCGAGGAAGTCGAGGCCGCGAAGGAGACCGTCTCCGAGGTCGAGGAGACGGCCGCCGAGAAACGGCAGCGACTCGCAAGCAACGAGGACGACCCCGGGGACGCTCCCAGCGGGGACGACCCCGAGGACGCCTGATCGAACGAGCGTCGACCGGTCCGGTCCTGCCGGCCGATTCCGAAGACGGTACCCTTTACCCCCGCCAGCGTCTGGCAGGTGTATGGTCGAGGTTCTCTTCGCGCTGGGGCTCGTCGTCGCGGTCTTCGTCGGATTCAACATCGGGGGCTCCTCGACGGGCGTGGCCTTCGGCCCGGCGGTCGGGTCGAACACGCTGACGAAGCTCTCGGCGGCGGCCCTGATGACGGTGTTCGCGCTGGCCGGTGGACTGCTCGTCGGCCCGGCCGTCGTCCAGAGCCTGGGCAGCGACCTGGTCGGGACCCAGTTCTCGCCGCTGATCAGCATCGTCGTCCTCTTTTTCATCGGGACGGCGCTGTTTCTCTCGAACGTGGCCGGCGTGCCCGCGTCGACCTCGATGACGGCCGTCGGCGCCATCGCCGGCCTGGGGCTGGCCCAGAACACGCTCAACGCGGGACTGATGCTCGAAATCGTCTCGTGGTGGCTCGTCTCGCCGATCATCGCCTTCTGGGTCAGCGGCGTCATCGGCCGGTACTTCTACCCGACGCTGGTCGAGTGGTTCGCCGTCTCACAGAGCGAGGGCGCGCTCGTCGAGCGGGACGACTCGGGGTTCCCCTGGGTCCGACTGGGCGAGAACACCACCCCACGCGAGTTCGTCGGGACCGTCGTCGTCATCGGGATCGGCTGTTACATGGGCTTCTCGGCCGGGGCGTCGAACGTCGCCAACGCCGTCGCGCCGCTGGTCGGCAACGGCTCGCTGGACCTGTACCCGGCGATCCTGCTGGGCGGCGGTGCGATCGGGCTGGGCGCGTTTACCATCGCCCGACGGACGATGGACACGGTCGGGAACGACCTCACCGATCTCCCGCTGGTGGCGGCCATCGTCGTCGCGGCGGTCGCCTCGACGATCGTCACCTTCCTCTCGGCGCTGGGGATCCCCGCCAGTTTCGTCATCATCGCCACGATGAGTATCGTCGGGCTGGGCTGGGGGCGGGCGACACGGACGACGCGGCTCTCGGACACCGTCCAGGGTGAAGCACCCGACGTTTCGGTCGGGGCGCTGACCGCCGACGCAGAGGACGCCCCGACCGTCGGCGGCCAGAAGGGGACGCCCGAGCCAAAGGACACGGAACCGATCGGCGAGGAGTCGGGCGAAGACCTCCCGAAAGCGTCGGACCTGTTCGAGCCCGCGACGACGGCTCGCGTCATCTTCCTGCAGAACATCGTCCCCTCGATCGCGACCGTCGCCGCCTACCTCGTCTTTCGGTTTCTCCCGGTGGCCTAACCTTCACGATTGTTCGCCCCGCGGTGTTGAAGGGCAAAGTCTAACAAGTCGGCGTTCGAACCCGTCAGGTGATGCCCACGGTAGAGTACCTTAACTACGAAGTAGTGGACGACAACGGCTGGGATATCTACGACGACGACCTCTTCGAGAAGGCCGGCGACGCGGGCCTTGGCGAAGAGGACCACGGAACGATCGAAGTCAACGAAGGCGAGTACATCCTCGAAGCGGCGGAGGCACAGGGCTACGACTGGCCCTTCTCGTGCCGCGCCGGCGCCTGTGCGAACTGTGCTGCCATCGTCGTCGAGGGCGACATCGACATGGACATGCAGCAGATCCTCAGCGACGAGGAAGTCGAAGAGAAGAACGTCCGCCTGACCTGCATCGGCAGCCCCCGACGCCGACGAGGTCAAGATCGTCTACAACGCGAAGCATCTCGACTACCTGCAGAACCGCGTCATCTGACGCTCTCTGCAGTTTTCACCGTCTTCCCCCCTCCGGCAGCGGCGGCGCCGCTGACCGGAACCATTAGGGGTTCACACCAAGTGGTGACAGTCGTGCTCGGGTCGATACCGGACCTGTTGCGACTGGTCGCCGTCCCGGTCTTCGGGTGGGCGGCGTACCGCGACGTGAAGACGCGTCGGATCCCCAACCAGATCTGGGGGCCGCTGGCGCTGTTCGCGGCCGGCCTGCTGGTCTGGGACGCGTACACGGTACTGAACACGGCCGGCGGACGGCTGTTCTTCCTCCGTGTCGCGATCAGCCTCGGGTTCGTCCTGCCGCTGTCGTACGCCTTCTGGCGGATCGGCGGGTTCGGCGGGGCCGACGCGAAGGCGTTCATGCTGATCGCCGTCCTCTTTCCGGTCTATCCCACCTATCTGCTGTCCTCGCCGTCGGTGGCGCTGCCGCTGGAACCGACCACGCTGGGCGTGTTCTCGCTGACGATCCTCTCGAACACCGTGCTGGCCGGCGTCGTCTACCCGATCGGGGTGGCCGCGAGCAACGTCGCCCGCGGGGAGTTCGACCTCGCGATGTTCATCGGGAAACCCGTCGCTGTCGGCGAGATAACCGACGAGTACGGCAGGCTGCTCGAATCGCCGGACGGGTTCACCCGGCGCGGGCTGGACCTGGACGCGCTCCGGATGTATCTCCAGTACCGCGGGCTGACGCTCGCGGAGGTGCTGGCCGACCCCGAGCGGTACCGCGATCCAGCGTCGCTCCCGACGGATCCGAACCCGCCCGGTGACGGCTCGCTGGCGACCGACGGCGGCGAACCGGTCACGGTGCCGGACGACACGGACGGGACGGCGGGCACGGCCGACCCCTGGGGCGCCCAGCAGTTCCTCGACGACATCGACCACTCGGCCTACGGCGCGACGCCGACCCAGCTCCAAGAGGGACTGGACGTACTGGTCGAGGAAGAGGAGGTGTGGGTCTCGCCGGGCATCCCGTTCATCGTCCCGATGTTCGCCGGCCTGGTCGTCTCGCTGACCTACGGCGACGTGCTCTTCGCGATCATGCAGGCTGTCGGGCTGGCGTAGCGCGGGGTCGCTACGCCCGGTAGATGCGGGCCTCGTAGGGCGACAGCGAGAGCGTTCGTCCCGCCGCTGTCGGGTCCTCGTAGTTCCCGATCATCGGCTCCAGTTCCGCGGGGTCGGCGTCGCTCGGGAGTTCGTAGGTCGCCGGCTCCTCGCTCCAGTTGAGCACGACCAGCGCCCGCTCCTCGCCCAGCGTCCGCCGGTAGGCCCACACCTGCGGGTCGTCCTCGGTCAGCAGGTCGTAACTCCCGTACACGAGCAGGTCGCTGTCGCCGCGCAGTTCGATCAGTTCCCGGTAGTAGTGCCAGACCGACGCCGGGTCCGCGCGGGCGGCCGCGACGTTGATCTCGTCGTGGTTGGGGTTGACGGCGAGCCAGGGGTCGTCGTCGGTGAAGCGGGCGTTCTCGGAGTCGTCCCACTGCATCGGCGTCCGAGCGTTGTCCCGACACCGGTAGCGGATGAGCTCCTGTACGTCCTCGAAGCCGTCGATCTCGCCGTCCTCGATCGCCCCCTCGATCCGGTTGGTCGCGTCGGCGTCCTGGATCTCGTCGAGGCTCGACCACGGGTAGTTCGTCATCCCGATCTCGTCGCCCTGAAGGAGGAAGGGGGTCCCCTGGAGCGAGAACAGCAACGTCGCCAGCAGTTTCGCCGACTCCCGCCGGTACTGGCCGTCGTCGCCCCACCGCGAGACGATGCGGGGCCAGTCGTGGGTGCCCAGGAACACCGTGTTCCAGGCGTCGTCCCCGTCGAGTTCCCGCTGCCACTTCGAGAGGATCTCGCGCAGGTCGTCCAGTTCCCAGGGGTCGACCTTCCACCACCCCTCGTCGTCGTCGAAATCCAGCAGGACGTGCTCGTAGTGATACAGCATGTTCAGGCCGTCCCCGCTGGTGCCGCAGTACCGTTTTGCGTCCTCGACGCCGGCGTCGATCCCCTCGCCGACGGTCATCACGTCGAAGTCGGCGAACGTCTCCTCGACCATCTCGGCGACGTAGTCGTGCGCCTTCGGGCCGTTCGCGAACAGCTCCGAGCCGACCCACCCCTCCTCTTCGTCGCCATCCGGGAGGTCGGTGGGCTTGGAGATCAGGTTGAACACGTCCATCCGGAAGCCGTCGATCCCCTTCTCCAGCCACCAGTTTATCATCTCGTATACCTCCTCGCGGACGGCCTCGTTCTCCCAGTTGAGATCGGGCTGTTTCTCGTCGAACAGATGGAGGTAGTACTGCTCGCGGGCCTCGTCGTACTCCCAGGCCGACCCGCCGAAGCCGGAGGTCCAGTTGTTCGGCGGTTCGCTGCCGTCGCCGTCGTGCCACCAGTAGTAGTCGGTGTAGGGGTCCTCCCGCTGGCGGGACTTCTGGAACCACACGTGCTCGTCCGAGGTGTGGTTGACGACCAGATCCATGATGAGGCGCATGTCCCGGTCGTGCATCTCCGCGAGCAGTTCATCGAAGTCGCTCATCGTCCCGTACTCGGCCAGAATCGAGCGGTAGTCCCGGATGTCGTAGCCGTTGTCGACGTGTGGTGAGTCGTACAGCGGATTGACCCAGACGATCTCGACGCCCAAGTCGTCCAGGTAGTCCAGGCGGTCGATGATCCCCTGGATGTCCCCGACCCCGTCGCCGTCGCTGTCGTTGAAGCTCTGCGGGTAGATCTGGTAGACGAACGATTCCTTCCACCACGCGCGGTCGATGTCGTCTGGCTCGTCAGCACTCACGGGTGACTCTGCCCGTGCATCGGTAGCTCGGGGCTTAAATCCACCCGGGGTCAGTACCCCACGACCGCGGCGACGATCCCGGCGGTCTGGCCGACTCCCGTCAGCGCGAGGCCGGCAGGGACGAGCAGGGGGCCCACGCTGGCGACGCCGGCCACGTAGACGCCTGCTCCGACGACGCTGAGTGCGGCTCCGACGGTGTAAATGGACGCCAACCGATCGACGTGCTGGCCGGTGTAAGCGAGTCCGGCCGCGGGAATCAGCATCCAGGCGACGACCGTCGCGGTCAGCGCCGGCCGGATCGGCGGTGTCGCGAGCAGTCCCGCGGTCCCGACGAGCGTCGCCACCAGGCCAGCGAGCAGGACCAGCTTCCAGGCCCGCAACACCCCACTGGTCATCTCGCGCCACGAGAGGGCGGTGAACACGACGATGACGGTGTCCATCACCAGGTGCGCGATGAGGACCGTCCGGAGTGCGAGCACGTCGACGTGTGCGGCCAGCGCGAACGTCCAGGCCAGCGGAACCAACACGACCGGTCCGTTCTCGCGGAGACGGCGGAGCATACCGGACGGTCGGCCCCGACCACCATAGCGGCTGGGACGGCCGTGCTGGCTTGCTGACTCTCGGCCCGGGTGACTCGTGGTAGCACTCACCAGCGATTCGCCGTCTCGCGGTTCTGCCATCTCACCTGGGGTACACGTATCGGAACTGTTATCCGTGGTCTCGGCGTCCCTTCAGATGCAATGGCGAAAGGAACGGTTGATTTCTTCAACGACACTGGCGGTTACGGTTTCATCGATACTGAGGACGAGGACGAGGACGTTTTCTTCCACATGGAAGACGTTGGCGGCCCGGACCTCGAAGAGGGACAGGAAGTCGAATTCGACATCGAACAGGCTGACAAGGGTCCGCGCGCGACCAACGTCACCCGACTGTAAGGCGACTTCTGCCTGCAGTTATTCACTCGATCGGCCAGCGACCGCGCCGGCGCTCGGCGGCCCGACTCACTCACCCGACAGCGCCGCGCTCGCCCGGTAGACCAGTTCCACCGGGAGCCCCTTCGCGTCCGTCGGTGGCTCGGGCGGGAGCGTCCGCAGTGCCCCGTCGCCCGGTGCGGCCGTGTACGCGAGCACCACCGCGTCGAGTACGTCGGCCACGGTGACCGCGTGGCCGGCCGTCTCGTCGGCGGCCCGCTGGACGGTCGGGGCGGCGTCCCGGTCGTAGTGGGCCAGCACCCGCATCCGCTCGGCGTAGCCCGCCGCCGTCCCGCGGGGCTGTTCGAGCGGATCACCGGCGAGCGCCCGGAAACACAGTTCGGGATCTGACGACCGGATCACTGCGGCGGCTTCCGGCACTTCCTGGAGGAGTTCGTCGAGCATCGCGATCCCGTCGCGGGCCTCGAAGGCGGCCTCCGACAGCGCCTCGCCGCTCTTGCGTTCGTGGACGCGACCCGCGGCCGAGTACCGCCGCTTGCGGGTCGCCTCCCGGACCGGCGGCGTGTAGACGGTCCCGGCCTGTGGCCCCAGCACTCGCCGGGCGAGGTCGTCACACCGTCTGGCGGGGTCGCCGGACTCGACCAGGCCGACCGGGAGATCGACCAGAATCCGCCGTGCCGTCTCCTCGTACCGCGCCCAGCAGTCGCCGATCCCGTCACACACGGCGACGTGGTCGAACCCCTCGGTCCCGAACGCCACCGCCAGCCACGACTCGTCACACCAGGTGATCCCGACGTAGTAGTCGGCCGCGTCGTCGGCCATTGTCGACTATCGTCGGTGCGTGGAGAAAAAGCTGACCCGACTCTGTCGGGGAGTGACGGGCCGCTCACATGTCGTTTCGGAGGATTCCGCCTTCCTTCCGGACCGTAGCGACTGCCCGGTGACGGAACCCCCTGGCAGAACTGTGGGCGGAAGAAGCCTGGGCCGGAATTTGAACCAGAGGAAGACTCGCTACGCTCGTCTTCCAGGCATTCAAATCCCGGTCCGTCTCGTACGACGATACGGGATGCGGCGCGACGAGACGCGCCGCTCGCAGGTGATCTCCAAGAAGAGCCTAAGCCGGAATTTGAACCAGAGCCAGACGGTCCTGCTCACTCCCTGCGGTCGTTGCGCGGGCTGCGACTGGCAGGGATTCAAATTCCGACTTTAGCTTTCGCTCCTCACGTTCGTTCGTCGCAGAAAGCCTAGGCCGGAATTTGAATCCGGGGTCTCGTCCTTACCAAGGTCCTGGTCGACACCGGACCAAATCGGACGTTTCACAGCTACTATTGCTGGTTCTCGACCGTTTCCGGTCCTTCTCATCCCGAAATCACTACACGAGCCTATAAATAAGCGATGATACATTCTCGGGAGCCACAGGCGCACGTTCCGGAAAACAACCCACAGAACCAGCCGTGGCCGTTGAAATTGATGGCACCGGACCGTTCTCTTGATCATTTCTCAGGGCCGTGCGGAAAGCCGAACTACGTCAACAGTTATGGCCTTCACTATTCACTGACGATAGATGCACTGTCTGGAATCGGATTCAGCGACGAAACCGGCACTTCGTAGTTGTAATGGTCAAAATTCGACTTCTTCCGGTCCGCATCAAGTACCATCTCTTCCGTTGCCGTTCCTATGAGATTCACCGTGACATCTTCTAACGTATCTTCCAACGCCCCCTCCAAATGAGCGAGAACGTAATACTCTGAGTCAACACGCCACTCCTTAACCGGTAAGGCGTACGGCTCTTTCCGACTGGTTTTCACATCAACCGTCCGCTTGATGCCATCGATAGAAACCTCGAAATCAACACCACCATCTGACCATCGTACAAGTTCCGTATCAATCTGCAAATCAGCATAGATAGCGAACGCCATCTCACCCAAGAGTCCGATTACGTGTCGGTCTTCAGGGTCAACACCCCACGTTCTGGCATAGTTGTCCCAGTCTTCCCGCTTCTCAAACGATTGATTTCGCTCACTGGCCTTTCGATACACCGTTCTGACCAGTCGTGGCGGTATCTCCACAGCGGTAGTCATTCAGGAGGATTACCCTACCACCCCGTAAATATCTACTGTGCCCCGATTTCTGTACGTACATATGGGCTTGTATGTACATACAGACGGGGAGTTGAGAAGAGTCTCAACGAAACCCGGCCAACGGTTTTGGTGGCATGTTCTCACTCAGTTTCAATTCTATATCGAACTGTACAGCCCGTGATGGCCCGAGATTCAGTTATTCCTTCACGACCTCTGGAAGGCGATCCGCAGCAAAGTGATTCGTGAACTCCCTGAGCGACTCTCTGATGCTATGCGGAGTCCGGTCGGATTCGCCCTCTATCACATCAAGTTGCTTAGCTATCGTCTTTATTTCTGCAGATAAGTCAACATGGCATACCTCTCCCTGTGTATCCTCTTGGAGCTTTGATTGCCACAGTGTCCATCGCAGTCCATCAGTCCCAATGGCGACAAGATACTCGTGATTGATGTCTCGCAGGTATCTACAGAACGTGTTTACCTCTATGTAGTCGCGAATATCATCGGTTGCTGCGCGTTCCGATTGTTGTTCCCTGTTTGCCGCCTTCGCTTCGAGTATGCAAACTAAAGCGGAATCCACCTGTTCAAGCAGGTAGTCTGGACGTTTCGCTTCGACACTTCTGAATGTGGTCGGGCGGCGGACGAAGTATGCACCTGTCCCATCGTATTCTGGTGATGCAGGGTCGGTGTAACCAAGTCCATGTAAAATCGGCTCAATGAGATACTGCTCAGTGAACATCTCTGGCTGCTGTCCGACAAGTGGTCCTTGCAGTGTCTGTGGTTTGTCAGCATCCAGAACCCGCCTTAGCTCGCCGCCTTCACCCAACTCCCGAAATTTGAGAGGGAACGTTTGAAGCTGTCTTCGGACGAGTTCAGCGCGTGGGTCAAACTCGTCAAGCTGGGGATCACTCATTGACGACTGCTTCCTCGACAATCTCGATTTCTTCGTCGGTCAGGCCGTACAAATCGTAGACGATTTGATTGATCAGGTCGTCTGTGCGCTGAATCTTCCCGTCGAGTTCCTCCGCTCGCTCGATGGCCTCTCGATACCGTTTGAGGTCGTCGGCCACGTCGTCGGGGTCAGGGAGAGTTATCGCCTCCAGCCGGTCGACCAGCGAGTTCGTCTTCGTGGTTGTCTCGCGGAATCCGGCGAAACCACCGGCTTCCTTGACGGCGACCGGCACGAACGCCTCCACGAGGTCGGCCTTGATTTCGGAGAGGTCGGTCAGACGCATCGCAGGCATCGGCTCTGTTTCTGTGTAGCCCCACTGGTCGGTCTCGTATGCATCTTCATCGTCAGGCTTGTAGCGAGCCGTAGCGTGGATGATGACTGTGCTCTGGTCCTCGCGTTCGCACGTTACAGTCCCGATCCGAATGTTCCCGTACTCCTCCTTTGTGGCGGCCAGTTTCGTGTCGCCAACTCCCTCTGGAGGCTGGTAGATGCCGATGTCAGTGAGTGATGGTCCCTCCGAATATGGCTGTATATAGTCGAGGAGAGCAAGATTCAGGTCATCTCGCCGCTCGCTAAGATTTAGAGCTACACATGCTAAGTCGGAAAGGCGTTCTCCGGGACTCATCTCCTTGTCTTTGATTACGTTCTCGAATGT from Haloarcula pelagica carries:
- a CDS encoding glycoside hydrolase family 13 protein; translated protein: MSADEPDDIDRAWWKESFVYQIYPQSFNDSDGDGVGDIQGIIDRLDYLDDLGVEIVWVNPLYDSPHVDNGYDIRDYRSILAEYGTMSDFDELLAEMHDRDMRLIMDLVVNHTSDEHVWFQKSRQREDPYTDYYWWHDGDGSEPPNNWTSGFGGSAWEYDEAREQYYLHLFDEKQPDLNWENEAVREEVYEMINWWLEKGIDGFRMDVFNLISKPTDLPDGDEEEGWVGSELFANGPKAHDYVAEMVEETFADFDVMTVGEGIDAGVEDAKRYCGTSGDGLNMLYHYEHVLLDFDDDEGWWKVDPWELDDLREILSKWQRELDGDDAWNTVFLGTHDWPRIVSRWGDDGQYRRESAKLLATLLFSLQGTPFLLQGDEIGMTNYPWSSLDEIQDADATNRIEGAIEDGEIDGFEDVQELIRYRCRDNARTPMQWDDSENARFTDDDPWLAVNPNHDEINVAAARADPASVWHYYRELIELRGDSDLLVYGSYDLLTEDDPQVWAYRRTLGEERALVVLNWSEEPATYELPSDADPAELEPMIGNYEDPTAAGRTLSLSPYEARIYRA
- a CDS encoding A24 family peptidase, with the protein product MLGSIPDLLRLVAVPVFGWAAYRDVKTRRIPNQIWGPLALFAAGLLVWDAYTVLNTAGGRLFFLRVAISLGFVLPLSYAFWRIGGFGGADAKAFMLIAVLFPVYPTYLLSSPSVALPLEPTTLGVFSLTILSNTVLAGVVYPIGVAASNVARGEFDLAMFIGKPVAVGEITDEYGRLLESPDGFTRRGLDLDALRMYLQYRGLTLAEVLADPERYRDPASLPTDPNPPGDGSLATDGGEPVTVPDDTDGTAGTADPWGAQQFLDDIDHSAYGATPTQLQEGLDVLVEEEEVWVSPGIPFIVPMFAGLVVSLTYGDVLFAIMQAVGLA
- a CDS encoding DUF429 domain-containing protein, which codes for MADDAADYYVGITWCDESWLAVAFGTEGFDHVAVCDGIGDCWARYEETARRILVDLPVGLVESGDPARRCDDLARRVLGPQAGTVYTPPVREATRKRRYSAAGRVHERKSGEALSEAAFEARDGIAMLDELLQEVPEAAAVIRSSDPELCFRALAGDPLEQPRGTAAGYAERMRVLAHYDRDAAPTVQRAADETAGHAVTVADVLDAVVLAYTAAPGDGALRTLPPEPPTDAKGLPVELVYRASAALSGE
- a CDS encoding cold-shock protein, whose translation is MAKGTVDFFNDTGGYGFIDTEDEDEDVFFHMEDVGGPDLEEGQEVEFDIEQADKGPRATNVTRL